A stretch of the Planktothricoides raciborskii GIHE-MW2 genome encodes the following:
- a CDS encoding DUF1995 family protein has translation MVTLPNSIEEALDQAKTATTAALKDGLHRLQVEILIPELKVQDPAHQFIPIFEEYGSHLKVYFPDPGAAALARRDWGETPYVVRGMTEPKGKIQPDDRLFFFIEPSAVEVNDLEKMCEQAGDRPVVLFIPKLESITTIGIGYAARQLRERFISTFESCYYIRPLEGAALFRCYPNPWQVWLEKEEGYELISETTQKPVGEVLEEILQKGTSPSVDQTEATPVATPQRKKPGLLTNLQRFLRALSQ, from the coding sequence ATGGTGACACTCCCTAACAGTATTGAAGAGGCATTAGATCAAGCAAAGACGGCGACCACTGCCGCTCTCAAAGATGGCTTGCACCGTCTGCAAGTAGAAATCCTGATTCCAGAGTTGAAAGTTCAGGATCCGGCTCATCAATTTATTCCCATCTTTGAAGAGTACGGTTCGCACCTGAAAGTGTATTTTCCCGATCCGGGGGCGGCGGCTTTGGCTCGACGGGATTGGGGTGAAACCCCTTATGTGGTGCGGGGGATGACGGAACCCAAAGGCAAAATTCAACCGGACGATCGCCTATTTTTCTTTATTGAACCGTCTGCGGTGGAAGTGAATGATTTGGAAAAGATGTGTGAGCAAGCAGGCGATCGCCCCGTGGTGCTATTCATCCCTAAACTAGAAAGTATTACCACCATTGGCATTGGCTACGCAGCCCGACAACTGCGGGAGCGCTTCATCAGCACTTTTGAATCTTGCTACTATATCCGTCCTCTGGAAGGGGCGGCCCTATTTCGCTGTTACCCTAACCCCTGGCAAGTTTGGCTGGAAAAAGAAGAAGGCTATGAACTGATTTCCGAAACGACCCAAAAACCAGTGGGAGAAGTCTTAGAAGAGATATTACAAAAAGGCACTTCCCCATCGGTGGATCAAACTGAAGCGACCCCAGTAGCTACACCCCAACGGAAAAAACCCGGTTTGCTAACCAATCTTCAGCGGTTTTTGCGTGCTTTGAGCCAGTGA
- a CDS encoding ABC transporter ATP-binding protein: protein MAKSMAKSMAETHPLQRLLDYTEKYRQKIWLASLYSISNKLLDLAPPALIGAAVDVVVQKEKSAIAQLGITDIFSQFLVLSLITIIVWLLESLFEYAYATWWRNLAQQIQHDLRQDAYRHLQDLELAFFEESSTGALLSIVSDDINQLERFLDIGANEIIQVMTTVVVIGGAFVALAPTVAWMTILPIPLIIWGAIAFQKLLAPRYATVREKVSLLNSQLANNISGITTIKSFTAEDYEIRRITKESEGYQQSNRRAIALSAAFIPLIRILILIGFTGILLGGGMEAIKGNLSVGTYSVLVFLTQRLLWPLTRLGQTLDQYQRAMASTNRVMNLLDTPMQIHSGDRYLPVDSVRGELAFENVNFAYKNRLPVLQNLSLHIPAGQTIGIVGATGSGKSTLVKLLLRLYEVNSGTITLDGIPLQEIHLKSLRQAIGLVSQDVFLFHGTVADNIAYGSFESKFAEIVAAATIAEAHEFIMQLPDGYNTIVGERGQKLSGGQRQRLAIARAILKNPPILILDEATSAVDNETEAAIARSLEKITKNRTTIAIAHRLSTIRNADCIYVMENGQLVEQGKHEELLQIQGIYAKLWGVQTGVKATQKPGFFSESHK from the coding sequence ATGGCGAAATCTATGGCGAAATCTATGGCTGAAACTCATCCGTTACAACGGTTATTAGACTATACCGAAAAATATCGCCAAAAGATTTGGCTGGCTAGTCTTTACTCGATTTCAAATAAACTCTTAGATTTGGCACCACCCGCATTAATTGGCGCCGCAGTTGATGTGGTGGTGCAAAAAGAAAAATCGGCGATCGCACAGTTAGGAATTACCGATATTTTTAGCCAGTTTTTAGTTTTAAGTTTAATTACAATTATTGTTTGGCTATTAGAGTCTCTGTTTGAATATGCTTATGCCACATGGTGGCGGAATTTAGCCCAGCAAATCCAGCATGATTTACGTCAGGATGCTTATCGTCATTTGCAGGATTTAGAATTAGCTTTTTTTGAAGAAAGCAGTACCGGCGCTTTGCTATCTATTGTCAGTGATGATATTAATCAATTAGAGCGATTTTTGGATATTGGCGCTAATGAAATTATCCAAGTAATGACTACGGTGGTGGTGATTGGCGGGGCATTTGTTGCCCTGGCGCCGACGGTGGCATGGATGACGATTTTACCGATTCCTTTGATTATTTGGGGGGCGATCGCCTTTCAGAAATTACTAGCCCCTCGTTATGCCACTGTCCGGGAAAAAGTCAGTTTGCTCAATAGTCAATTGGCGAATAATATCTCAGGAATTACGACGATTAAAAGCTTTACCGCTGAAGATTATGAAATTCGCCGAATTACTAAAGAAAGTGAGGGATATCAACAAAGTAATCGGCGGGCGATCGCGCTCAGTGCGGCGTTTATTCCCTTAATTAGAATCCTGATTTTAATTGGATTTACGGGAATTTTACTCGGCGGGGGCATGGAAGCCATTAAGGGCAATTTATCCGTAGGTACTTATAGTGTTTTGGTCTTTTTAACCCAACGGTTACTTTGGCCTTTAACCCGATTAGGTCAAACTCTTGACCAGTATCAACGGGCAATGGCGTCTACAAATCGGGTAATGAATTTATTAGATACGCCGATGCAAATTCACTCCGGCGATCGCTATTTACCCGTAGACTCGGTTCGCGGTGAATTAGCATTTGAAAATGTCAACTTTGCCTATAAAAATCGGCTGCCCGTACTGCAAAATCTTTCCCTGCATATTCCCGCTGGCCAAACTATTGGCATTGTCGGTGCTACCGGGTCGGGAAAAAGTACCTTGGTTAAATTGTTATTGCGACTTTATGAAGTGAATTCGGGAACTATTACCCTCGATGGCATTCCTTTACAAGAAATTCATTTAAAATCCTTACGTCAAGCTATTGGTTTAGTCAGTCAAGATGTGTTTTTATTTCATGGCACCGTAGCGGATAATATTGCTTATGGTAGTTTTGAGTCTAAATTTGCAGAAATTGTCGCCGCTGCCACGATCGCCGAAGCCCATGAATTTATTATGCAGTTACCAGATGGCTATAATACCATTGTCGGGGAACGGGGCCAAAAGTTGTCCGGTGGTCAGCGGCAACGGTTAGCGATCGCCCGCGCAATTTTGAAAAATCCACCGATTTTAATTCTCGATGAAGCCACTTCCGCAGTGGACAATGAAACCGAAGCAGCGATCGCTCGTTCATTAGAAAAAATCACCAAAAATCGCACCACAATCGCGATCGCGCATCGTCTTTCCACCATTCGCAATGCGGACTGTATTTATGTCATGGAAAACGGCCAATTAGTCGAACAAGGCAAACACGAAGAACTCCTACAGATTCAGGGTATCTACGCTAAATTGTGGGGAGTTCAAACCGGAGTAAAAGCAACCCAGAAACCGGGTTTCTTTTCGGAATCTCATAAATAA
- a CDS encoding Uma2 family endonuclease, translated as MLLEYNPRDCLPSAEDLPDSDDTPVDNELQNLIPGLLKAILALIWSERMDWFFGVDMGIYSDPNQPAIVPDGFLSIGVPRIIDSDLRLSYVLWEEQKRPILVLEVVSQTRRGEYTYKKKEYAELGILYYVIYNPLRKRKARLEVYKLEPGGYQLLSGEPVWLAEINLGIGRSEGTYQGITREWLYWYDAQGQRYLTPEEQILAAKQEALIAQEKAAKLAEKLKSLGINPEELDT; from the coding sequence ATGCTACTAGAATATAATCCTAGAGATTGCTTGCCCTCCGCTGAAGATTTACCTGATTCTGACGATACACCTGTGGATAACGAACTACAAAACTTAATTCCTGGACTGCTCAAAGCCATTCTCGCGTTAATTTGGTCAGAAAGAATGGACTGGTTTTTTGGGGTCGATATGGGGATTTATTCCGATCCGAATCAACCAGCGATCGTCCCCGATGGATTTCTTTCTATCGGAGTCCCCCGGATTATTGACTCAGATTTACGGTTATCTTATGTCTTGTGGGAAGAACAAAAAAGACCGATTCTGGTGCTAGAAGTAGTCTCCCAAACCCGTCGGGGAGAATATACATACAAGAAAAAAGAATACGCCGAACTGGGGATTTTATATTATGTAATTTATAACCCCCTGAGAAAGAGAAAAGCCCGGTTAGAGGTGTATAAACTAGAACCAGGGGGTTATCAATTATTAAGCGGTGAACCTGTCTGGTTAGCCGAAATAAATTTAGGTATCGGTCGCAGTGAGGGAACCTACCAAGGAATTACTAGAGAATGGTTATATTGGTATGATGCCCAAGGACAAAGATATTTAACTCCAGAGGAGCAAATTTTAGCGGCGAAGCAAGAAGCTTTAATCGCCCAAGAAAAGGCCGCTAAATTGGCAGAAAAGCTAAAAAGTCTCGGCATCAATCCCGAAGAACTTGATACCTAA
- a CDS encoding metallophosphoesterase family protein, which produces MTDRRIFIGDVHGHYDGLMKLLEAIAPDRSDQIYFVGDLIDRGPKSAQVVKFIKESSYQCVLGNHEQLLLESLRQNKINKAAFQSWLYSGGHTTVASYGNPQQILEDIEWMRTLPAYIDLGDIWLVHAGVHPELPIKAQGPEDFCWIRSEFHQMSKPYFPDKLIVIGHTMTFTFKGIEPGQLALGQGWIGIDTGVYNSNSGWLTALDITQRKVYQVNVFQRCIRALPLAQAVKKIQGDRIAVHR; this is translated from the coding sequence ATGACTGATCGACGTATTTTTATTGGTGACGTGCATGGCCACTATGACGGTTTGATGAAGTTACTAGAGGCGATCGCCCCTGATCGAAGCGATCAAATTTACTTTGTCGGCGATTTAATCGATCGCGGACCCAAGAGCGCCCAAGTGGTCAAATTTATCAAAGAAAGTTCCTATCAATGCGTATTAGGAAACCACGAACAACTCCTCCTGGAGAGTTTGCGTCAAAATAAAATTAATAAAGCCGCATTCCAATCTTGGCTTTACAGTGGTGGACATACCACGGTAGCGAGTTATGGCAACCCCCAACAAATCCTGGAAGATATTGAATGGATGCGAACTCTGCCGGCTTATATTGATTTAGGGGATATTTGGTTGGTTCATGCGGGAGTTCACCCGGAACTGCCCATTAAAGCCCAAGGACCGGAAGATTTCTGTTGGATTCGCAGCGAATTTCATCAAATGTCTAAGCCGTATTTCCCTGATAAATTAATTGTCATTGGTCATACAATGACCTTTACTTTCAAGGGCATAGAACCGGGACAACTTGCACTCGGTCAAGGATGGATTGGCATTGATACGGGCGTGTACAATTCTAATAGTGGTTGGTTAACTGCCCTAGATATTACTCAACGCAAAGTTTACCAAGTCAATGTTTTTCAAAGGTGCATTCGCGCTTTACCTCTGGCTCAGGCAGTGAAAAAAATTCAAGGCGATCGCATTGCGGTTCATCGTTAA
- a CDS encoding response regulator produces MSKILIIEDEDDIRDIIIQLLTAHNYQVIDAKDGETGIKLAIAHHPDLIICDIMMPGVDGYEVLRQLHNHPSTQMIPFIFLTAKATKEDIRQGMELGADDYLSKPFTRSELLGAVKIRLEKKVLLQQQSEKKLDDLRKNLTRSLPHELLTPLNGILGFAKLLGDHATEITPDEIKEMSEMIETSAWRLHRTIQNFLLHAQLEIIRQDPQRLQSFLMGETGSTQFILQVLAQKKAQEFNRTEDLHLDMEDTPLPVAENWLSKIAKELIDNAFKFSQPGSIVEVKTLINAPEFILTVCDRGRGMTAQQIANVGAYVQFERKLYEQQGSGLGLVIAQELTELYGGRISIKSSPEQGTTVSAIFPLTKNQELINKSNYYETFFN; encoded by the coding sequence ATGAGTAAAATTTTAATCATAGAAGACGAAGACGACATTCGCGATATTATTATTCAACTACTGACCGCCCACAATTATCAAGTGATTGATGCAAAAGATGGGGAAACCGGAATCAAATTGGCGATCGCCCATCATCCGGATCTGATTATTTGTGACATTATGATGCCTGGAGTTGATGGTTATGAGGTGTTAAGGCAATTACATAACCATCCCTCAACTCAGATGATTCCTTTTATATTTTTAACCGCTAAAGCGACGAAAGAAGATATTCGTCAAGGAATGGAACTGGGGGCGGACGACTATTTAAGCAAACCATTTACGAGATCGGAATTACTCGGTGCCGTGAAAATTCGCTTAGAAAAAAAAGTGCTTTTGCAGCAACAGTCGGAGAAAAAACTAGATGATTTACGCAAAAATTTAACGCGATCGCTGCCCCACGAACTACTCACCCCGTTAAATGGAATTCTGGGTTTTGCCAAACTTCTGGGGGATCATGCGACAGAAATCACACCGGATGAGATCAAAGAAATGTCAGAAATGATCGAAACTTCAGCGTGGCGATTGCATCGCACGATTCAAAACTTTTTACTCCATGCACAACTAGAAATTATCCGTCAAGATCCGCAACGACTCCAATCTTTTTTGATGGGAGAAACCGGCTCGACTCAGTTTATTTTGCAAGTTTTAGCCCAAAAGAAAGCCCAGGAATTCAACCGCACCGAAGATTTACATTTAGACATGGAAGATACCCCATTGCCCGTTGCGGAAAACTGGTTGAGCAAAATTGCCAAAGAACTGATTGATAATGCGTTTAAATTTTCTCAACCGGGCAGTATTGTAGAGGTGAAAACTCTAATCAATGCACCAGAATTTATCTTGACTGTTTGCGATCGCGGTCGGGGAATGACTGCCCAACAAATTGCTAATGTAGGAGCTTACGTCCAATTTGAACGTAAGCTTTATGAGCAACAAGGCTCCGGTTTAGGTTTAGTAATTGCCCAAGAACTCACCGAATTGTATGGGGGTCGTATCTCGATCAAGAGTTCTCCAGAACAAGGCACTACAGTTAGCGCCATATTTCCCCTAACTAAAAACCAAGAATTAATCAACAAGTCTAATTACTATGAAACTTTTTTTAATTGA
- a CDS encoding response regulator transcription factor — MLRILTIEDEENIRDTIVETLSMEGFEVIQAENGKVGLKLAQKHLPDLILCDVLMPELDGYDVLRQLNQNRQTQGIPFIFLTAKDTSDDFRYGMNLGANDYLMKPFTTQELVMAVKSRLQRYRME, encoded by the coding sequence ATGCTAAGAATCTTAACTATTGAAGATGAAGAAAATATTCGGGATACGATCGTGGAAACTTTGAGTATGGAAGGGTTTGAAGTCATTCAGGCGGAAAATGGTAAAGTTGGACTTAAATTAGCCCAAAAGCATTTACCGGATTTAATTCTTTGTGATGTACTCATGCCCGAATTAGATGGCTATGATGTGCTTAGGCAACTCAATCAGAATCGACAGACTCAGGGAATACCGTTTATTTTCCTCACCGCTAAAGATACTAGCGATGATTTTCGCTATGGGATGAACTTGGGGGCGAATGATTATCTAATGAAGCCATTTACTACTCAAGAGTTAGTGATGGCCGTGAAGAGTCGATTACAAAGATATAGAATGGAGTAA
- a CDS encoding HAD hydrolase-like protein codes for MSKKILIFDFDGTLANTLDAIIEITNRFSDEFGYKKITDEEITTLQNLTSRDIIKNSKIPLIKIPILIHLIKNELNHNLPKVQPIEGIDSVLKNLNLMGYDLGIVSSNSSENIHQFIQINNWNHLFKIICCGATIFGKAKVLHKLLHTQNLSPKQIVYFGDETRDIDAAKKVNIPVVGVSWGFNSRSVLAAHHPDFLIDRPAEILDVISQL; via the coding sequence ATGTCTAAAAAAATTCTCATTTTTGATTTTGATGGAACTTTAGCCAATACTCTAGATGCTATTATCGAAATTACTAATCGATTTTCTGATGAATTTGGCTATAAAAAAATCACGGATGAAGAAATAACAACGCTGCAAAATTTAACTTCTAGAGACATTATTAAAAACTCAAAAATACCCTTAATCAAAATACCCATTTTAATTCATTTAATCAAAAATGAATTAAATCATAATCTGCCAAAAGTGCAGCCCATAGAAGGAATTGATTCAGTATTAAAAAATCTTAACTTAATGGGATATGACCTGGGAATTGTCAGTTCTAACTCCTCAGAAAATATTCATCAGTTTATTCAGATAAATAATTGGAACCACCTGTTTAAAATCATATGTTGTGGGGCGACGATTTTTGGTAAAGCTAAAGTGCTGCATAAACTCCTACACACCCAAAACTTATCCCCGAAACAGATAGTTTATTTTGGCGACGAAACCCGCGATATTGATGCAGCTAAAAAGGTAAATATTCCCGTGGTTGGGGTGAGTTGGGGGTTTAATTCTCGTTCAGTTTTAGCGGCACATCATCCAGATTTTTTAATCGATCGCCCCGCCGAAATTTTGGATGTCATTTCCCAGTTATAA
- a CDS encoding sensor histidine kinase, which translates to MNYLLEDILMLENAEYQKIYCHRKTIEMVKFCEQILEELEVMYPGRTVYLQHDYPMMNAELDPIILRHILLNLLSNALKYSQPDSPVYFQLDLTNESVIFKIQDQGIGIPSEDLENLFNSFYRGKNVGKIPGTGLGLSIVKNFIQLHRGQIEFHSVVNSGTTVTVTLPLE; encoded by the coding sequence ATGAATTATTTACTCGAAGATATCCTGATGTTGGAAAATGCAGAATATCAGAAAATTTACTGTCATCGTAAAACCATAGAAATGGTAAAGTTTTGTGAACAAATTTTAGAAGAACTAGAGGTGATGTATCCGGGTAGAACCGTTTATTTACAACATGATTATCCCATGATGAACGCGGAATTAGATCCAATTATTTTGCGACATATCTTGCTCAACTTGCTGTCCAATGCTTTAAAATATTCTCAACCAGATAGTCCAGTCTATTTTCAGCTTGATTTAACCAATGAATCCGTTATTTTCAAAATTCAGGATCAAGGCATCGGCATTCCTAGTGAAGACTTAGAAAATTTGTTTAACTCATTTTATCGAGGAAAAAATGTCGGCAAAATTCCCGGAACCGGACTAGGACTTTCGATTGTGAAAAACTTTATTCAACTTCATCGGGGTCAGATTGAATTTCATAGTGTAGTTAACTCAGGCACCACTGTAACGGTGACTTTACCTTTAGAATAG
- a CDS encoding ABC transporter substrate-binding protein, whose product MNQLWTRRQTLWMLTGMTGSLVLHACTFGNQKNQNTAAIGLNPWVGSTPLHIAKEKGFFQKRGLNLEVKIFSGTGDANSAYISGRLDSWSPVTSEAVALAAKGGVVSEFRIVLVQDISNGADGILARNSIKNLADFKGKKIAVEEDSVSHFFLLKALETVKLKAGDFTLVNTPPDAAAAAYQSGQIDIAVTYSPYLAKADQAQPDGRIIFTSSDLPGAIADLYVFSPQFIQDRPQTVDAFIRGILDGLEFYNNNKEEGMAIAASAIGVSPEELAKDIQGIELPNLAKNLQILTDHNSSESLLKSMKSLAEFLKERNQIQQIPDLETLIEPKFLRAIQS is encoded by the coding sequence ATGAATCAACTTTGGACTCGTCGTCAAACTCTCTGGATGCTCACCGGGATGACTGGTAGCTTAGTTTTGCACGCTTGTACCTTTGGCAACCAGAAGAATCAAAACACCGCCGCGATCGGTTTAAATCCTTGGGTGGGCAGTACCCCGTTGCATATTGCCAAAGAAAAAGGTTTTTTTCAAAAGCGAGGTTTAAACTTAGAAGTTAAAATATTTAGCGGCACCGGCGACGCCAACTCCGCCTATATCTCCGGTCGGTTAGATAGCTGGTCTCCAGTGACATCGGAAGCCGTAGCCCTGGCAGCAAAGGGCGGGGTAGTTTCGGAATTTAGAATTGTCTTAGTCCAGGATATTTCTAACGGGGCTGATGGAATTTTAGCCCGGAATAGTATTAAGAATCTGGCAGACTTTAAAGGTAAAAAAATTGCCGTAGAAGAAGATAGCGTCAGCCATTTCTTTTTGTTAAAAGCCCTAGAAACAGTTAAATTAAAAGCCGGTGATTTTACCCTAGTCAATACGCCACCGGATGCCGCTGCTGCTGCCTATCAATCGGGGCAAATTGACATTGCGGTGACATATTCTCCTTATTTAGCCAAAGCGGATCAAGCCCAACCGGATGGCCGGATTATTTTTACCTCTTCTGATTTGCCCGGTGCGATCGCCGACCTCTATGTTTTTTCCCCCCAGTTCATTCAAGACCGTCCCCAAACAGTCGATGCCTTTATTCGAGGCATTCTCGATGGATTGGAATTTTACAACAACAACAAAGAAGAAGGAATGGCGATCGCAGCTAGTGCGATCGGAGTTAGTCCAGAAGAACTAGCCAAAGATATCCAAGGCATTGAACTCCCCAACCTAGCTAAAAACCTACAAATTCTCACCGACCATAACAGTAGCGAGTCTTTATTAAAATCCATGAAATCTCTGGCTGAATTCCTCAAAGAACGCAACCAAATTCAACAAATCCCTGATTTAGAGACATTAATTGAGCCTAAATTCCTGCGAGCGATTCAATCCTAA
- a CDS encoding FG-GAP-like repeat-containing protein: MSTINHITNPNSPQEKYGGPGAAAHLSGQRRELVIIDPNVDQWQILAAGVKPATFVHILDPNRNGVEQINEILEERKEGRGERKESIFSLPPHPSSSPSSLSPLSLHLISHGSPGTLYLGNSTLELGNLEKYRSQLEKWHIAHLYIYGCEVAAGDAGAEFLQKLHHITQTSIYANPHLTGNTALGGTWELQQIHPCPPVGERSRTAAPLLDGGSPSPLSPHTLTTYPHTLGFSAQTTFAVGDSPQSVTVGDFNGDKKQDLAVTNLINNNVSVLLGDGSGGFSPQTTFAVGALPVSVTVGDFNGDKNQDLAVANFGSANVSVLLGDGSGGFSAQTTFAVGANPLFVTVGDFNNDNNQDLAVANGGSDNVSVLLGDGSGGFSAQTTFAVGANPVSVTVGDFNGDEKQDLAVANRFSDNVSVLLRDGSGGFSAQTTFAVGDDPQSVTVGDFNGDKKQDLAVTNVSDDNVSVLLGDGSGGFSTQTTFAAGGDSFSVTVGDFNGDGKQDLAVTNVSDDNVSVLLGLIL, translated from the coding sequence ATGTCTACAATCAATCACATCACCAACCCCAACTCACCCCAGGAAAAATATGGCGGCCCGGGCGCCGCTGCCCACCTTAGTGGGCAGCGGCGCGAATTGGTCATCATTGACCCCAACGTTGACCAATGGCAAATCCTCGCCGCCGGAGTCAAACCGGCCACCTTTGTCCATATCCTTGACCCCAACCGGAATGGTGTCGAGCAAATCAATGAAATCCTTGAAGAGAGAAAAGAGGGGAGAGGAGAGAGAAAAGAGAGTATCTTTTCTCTTCCCCCTCATCCCTCCTCTTCCCCCTCTTCTCTCTCTCCTCTTTCTCTGCACCTAATCTCCCACGGGTCACCGGGAACCCTCTACCTAGGCAACAGCACCCTAGAACTGGGCAACCTAGAAAAATATCGCTCCCAACTGGAAAAATGGCATATCGCCCATCTATATATATATGGATGTGAGGTAGCAGCCGGTGATGCCGGGGCAGAATTCCTGCAAAAACTACATCACATCACCCAAACCTCAATCTACGCCAACCCCCACCTCACCGGCAACACCGCATTAGGCGGCACCTGGGAACTGCAACAAATTCACCCCTGCCCCCCGGTCGGTGAGCGAAGCCGAACCGCTGCTCCCCTGCTCGATGGCGGCTCCCCCTCCCCCCTCTCCCCCCACACCCTCACCACCTACCCCCACACCCTCGGCTTCAGCGCCCAAACCACCTTTGCTGTGGGAGACAGTCCGCAGTCCGTCACCGTAGGAGACTTTAACGGCGATAAAAAACAGGACTTGGCGGTAACAAACCTCATTAACAACAACGTCTCAGTCCTGTTAGGGGACGGCAGTGGCGGCTTCAGCCCCCAAACCACCTTTGCCGTGGGAGCCCTTCCGGTTTCCGTCACCGTAGGAGACTTTAACGGCGATAAAAATCAGGACTTGGCGGTAGCGAACTTTGGCAGCGCCAACGTCTCAGTCCTGTTAGGGGACGGCAGTGGCGGCTTCAGCGCCCAAACCACCTTTGCCGTGGGAGCCAATCCGCTGTTCGTCACCGTAGGAGACTTTAACAACGATAACAATCAGGACTTGGCGGTAGCGAACGGTGGCAGCGACAACGTCTCAGTCCTGTTAGGGGACGGCAGTGGCGGCTTCAGCGCCCAAACCACCTTTGCCGTGGGAGCCAATCCGGTTTCCGTCACCGTAGGAGACTTTAACGGCGATGAAAAACAGGACTTAGCGGTAGCGAACCGTTTCAGCGACAACGTCTCAGTCCTGTTAAGGGACGGCAGTGGCGGTTTCAGCGCCCAAACCACCTTTGCCGTGGGAGACGATCCGCAGTCCGTCACCGTAGGAGACTTTAACGGCGATAAAAAACAGGACTTGGCGGTAACGAACGTTAGCGACGACAACGTCTCAGTCCTGTTAGGGGACGGCAGTGGCGGCTTCAGCACCCAAACCACCTTTGCTGCGGGAGGAGATTCGTTTTCCGTCACCGTAGGAGACTTTAACGGCGATGGCAAACAGGACTTGGCGGTAACGAACGTTAGCGACGACAACGTCTCAGTCCTGTTAGGGCTAATCTTGTAG
- a CDS encoding cysteine desulfurase family protein has protein sequence MQIYLDYSATTPPRAEAIAAMQTALLDQWGNPSSIHEWGGRSSTLVEVARMQVASLLNVVPEAIVFTSGGTESDNLAIMGVARRYAQPQHLIISQVEHSAVSKPVEWLEKSGWQVTRLPVNAQGRVNPADLTAAIQENTVLVSIIYGQSEVGTLQPIQALAEIARSHGVLFHTDAVQVAGRLPLDLEQLPVDLLSLSSHKFYGPQGAGALYVRPGVELVPWLCGGGQEGGWRSGTQAVAAIAGFGVAAELARTDMAAETPRLRSLRDRLFDQLADIPGLTPTGDRLHRLPHHVSFCLQENSPYQAETGAVSGRTLVRQMNLAGIAISSGSACSSGQLNPSPVLLAMGYSPQAATAAIRMTLGRHTTVEDIDWTAMVFKQVLQRLRPECAIPVRDPLHGIAR, from the coding sequence ATGCAGATTTATTTAGATTACAGCGCCACAACTCCCCCCCGTGCGGAAGCGATCGCCGCTATGCAAACCGCGTTACTTGACCAGTGGGGCAATCCCTCCAGTATTCACGAGTGGGGTGGACGTTCCAGCACTTTGGTGGAAGTCGCCCGAATGCAGGTGGCGTCATTGTTGAATGTGGTGCCAGAGGCGATCGTGTTTACTTCTGGGGGCACGGAGTCGGATAATTTGGCGATTATGGGGGTGGCCCGACGTTATGCCCAACCGCAACATCTAATTATTTCTCAGGTGGAACATTCGGCAGTGAGTAAGCCGGTGGAATGGTTGGAAAAGTCCGGGTGGCAAGTGACTCGGTTGCCGGTGAATGCTCAGGGACGAGTTAATCCCGCAGATTTAACCGCAGCGATTCAAGAAAATACGGTATTGGTGTCGATTATTTATGGCCAAAGTGAGGTAGGAACCCTACAACCGATTCAAGCTTTGGCGGAAATTGCCCGATCGCACGGGGTTTTATTTCATACGGATGCGGTACAAGTGGCGGGTCGCTTGCCTTTGGACTTAGAACAGTTGCCGGTGGATTTGCTGTCTTTGTCCAGTCATAAATTTTATGGTCCCCAAGGGGCTGGGGCGCTTTATGTTCGCCCTGGGGTGGAGTTGGTCCCCTGGCTTTGTGGGGGCGGTCAGGAAGGAGGCTGGCGATCGGGAACTCAGGCAGTGGCAGCGATCGCTGGTTTTGGGGTAGCGGCAGAGTTGGCAAGGACAGACATGGCTGCGGAAACCCCCCGGTTACGCAGTTTGCGCGATCGCCTGTTTGACCAATTGGCGGATATTCCCGGTTTAACCCCCACAGGCGATCGGCTGCACCGTTTACCCCACCATGTCAGCTTTTGCCTCCAAGAAAATTCGCCCTATCAAGCCGAAACAGGTGCGGTCAGTGGTAGAACCTTAGTTCGGCAAATGAATTTAGCGGGCATTGCCATTAGTTCGGGATCCGCTTGCAGCAGTGGTCAACTAAATCCCAGTCCCGTCTTGTTGGCGATGGGATATTCGCCGCAAGCCGCCACTGCCGCCATTCGCATGACTTTAGGCCGTCATACCACCGTGGAGGATATTGACTGGACCGCAATGGTATTTAAGCAAGTTTTACAACGGTTAAGGCCAGAATGCGCGATTCCCGTAAGGGATCCGCTGCACGGCATCGCTCGTTAA